One Leisingera sp. M658 genomic window carries:
- a CDS encoding ABC transporter permease, translating to MADQGYQVELGARRFGRVNWLGLKALAWREVKRFLAVWTQTLLAPLMTAALFLMIFNIAIGPQRGDVMGVPFLTFLAPGIMMMTVIQNAFANTSSSIVIAKVQGNIVDTLMPPLSGLEILLGYLAGAVARGTLVALAIGLGLMAVLQIVPAHPLTALVFIVLGAAFLGGLGIVAGVFADKFDQMAAITNFIVTPLAFLSGTFYSVEALPPVLKVISHLNPVFYLIDGVRFGVIGTSDSPPLLGLAVCSGATFVVCLLAWAMLRSGYRLKP from the coding sequence ATGGCGGATCAGGGGTATCAGGTTGAATTGGGCGCACGCCGGTTCGGGCGGGTGAACTGGCTGGGGCTTAAGGCGCTGGCCTGGCGCGAGGTGAAGCGGTTTCTGGCGGTCTGGACCCAGACTCTGCTGGCGCCGCTGATGACCGCGGCGCTGTTTCTGATGATCTTCAACATTGCCATCGGCCCTCAGCGCGGTGATGTGATGGGGGTGCCGTTCCTGACCTTCCTGGCGCCGGGCATCATGATGATGACGGTGATTCAGAACGCTTTTGCAAACACGTCCTCTTCCATCGTGATTGCCAAGGTGCAGGGTAACATTGTCGACACGCTGATGCCGCCCTTGTCAGGGCTGGAGATCCTGCTGGGCTATTTGGCCGGGGCGGTGGCGCGCGGCACGCTGGTGGCGCTGGCCATCGGGCTGGGGCTGATGGCAGTGCTGCAGATCGTGCCGGCGCATCCGCTGACAGCGCTGGTGTTCATCGTGCTGGGTGCGGCGTTTCTGGGCGGCTTGGGCATCGTTGCGGGCGTCTTTGCTGACAAATTCGATCAGATGGCGGCGATCACCAATTTCATCGTCACTCCGCTCGCCTTTCTGTCGGGCACCTTCTATTCGGTTGAGGCATTGCCGCCGGTTCTGAAGGTGATTTCGCATCTGAACCCGGTCTTCTACCTGATCGACGGCGTGCGATTCGGGGTGATCGGCACCTCCGACAGTCCGCCGCTGCTGGGGCTGGCGGTTTGCAGCGGTGCCACCTTTGTGGTGTGCCTGTTGGCCTGGGCCATGCTGCGCTCCGGCTACCGGCTGAAACCCTGA
- the hrpB gene encoding ATP-dependent helicase HrpB: MTRLPIEDALPELLDALRGHRRAVLQAPPGAGKTTRVPLAMLEAGLTQGRIVMLEPRRLAARAAAERMAETLGEKPGQTVGYRVRGDAKVSKSTRIEVVTEGILTRMLQSDPDLPGVGAVIFDEFHERSLNADLGLALCLEVAGALRDDLILMAMSATLDAEPVAALMEAPMVTSEGRSYPVETRWLERPLPAQARRGDALADLVVQAERDTRSADRDQGGGILVFLPGEGEIRRAAGALAKRLPGHCHIRPLFGALPFAEQRAAIQPEKGGRKVVLATSIAETSLTIQDIRVVVDMGQSRRARFDPGSGMSRLVTEKATRAEATQRQGRAGRVAKGVCYRLWTRGEEGALMGFAPAEIESADLTDLALELALWGAAPEDLSFLSPPPAGALSEAQALLQMLGALTAQGRITKHGKALSSLPLHPRLGHMLLTAGPAAAPLAALLGERDPLRGAPADLLLRLKALKDPKGFERARPYQLNRPVVERIKSEARRLERQAGRGTATVTGTGTLSPAAMAALAYPDRIGQRRKGDAPRFVLSGGKGAVLESSDTLAGAPFIVALDTDGNPREARIRMAAQISQSEIRELFADQIAWDEMCEWSKRDRRVAARQQERLGAVVLDDRIWKDVPPDAVARAMLDGVRDLGLRLSGAGARLAARVELVRGEGHDLPDFSLPGLTDTLEDWLLPMLDGVKSAGDWKRFDLLPALRAALNWEQTQLLDREAPGSFITPLGRKIPISYDGEVPEISVRLQELFGVSRHPCVGGVPLKIALLSPAQRPIQITRDLPGFWAGSYADVRKDMRAQYPRHPWPEDPTQEDPTLRAKRRK, from the coding sequence ATGACCAGATTGCCGATCGAAGACGCCCTCCCCGAACTGCTGGACGCCCTGCGCGGCCATCGCCGTGCTGTGCTGCAGGCGCCGCCCGGCGCGGGCAAGACCACCCGGGTGCCGCTGGCGATGCTGGAGGCGGGCCTGACCCAGGGCCGCATTGTGATGCTGGAACCCCGCCGCCTGGCCGCCCGCGCCGCCGCCGAGCGGATGGCGGAAACGCTGGGCGAGAAACCCGGCCAGACCGTCGGCTATAGGGTGCGCGGCGATGCCAAGGTCTCGAAGTCCACCCGGATCGAGGTGGTGACCGAGGGCATCCTGACCCGGATGCTGCAGTCGGACCCGGACCTGCCCGGCGTCGGCGCTGTGATCTTTGATGAATTCCACGAACGCTCCCTGAACGCCGACCTGGGGCTTGCCCTGTGTCTCGAAGTGGCCGGGGCGCTGCGCGATGACCTGATCCTGATGGCGATGTCGGCAACGCTGGACGCGGAACCGGTGGCGGCGCTGATGGAGGCGCCGATGGTCACCTCCGAGGGGCGTAGCTATCCGGTGGAGACGCGCTGGCTGGAACGCCCCCTGCCTGCCCAGGCCCGGCGCGGCGATGCATTGGCGGATCTGGTGGTGCAGGCGGAAAGGGACACCCGCAGCGCAGACAGGGATCAGGGCGGCGGCATTCTGGTGTTTCTGCCGGGTGAGGGCGAAATCCGCCGCGCTGCCGGTGCCTTGGCCAAACGCCTGCCCGGCCATTGCCATATCCGCCCGCTGTTCGGCGCCCTGCCCTTTGCCGAGCAGCGCGCCGCCATTCAGCCCGAAAAGGGCGGGCGCAAGGTGGTTCTGGCAACCTCGATTGCCGAAACCTCGCTGACCATTCAGGACATCCGGGTGGTGGTGGATATGGGGCAGTCCAGGCGGGCGCGGTTTGATCCCGGCTCCGGCATGTCGCGGCTGGTCACCGAAAAGGCCACCCGCGCCGAGGCCACCCAGCGCCAGGGCCGTGCAGGCCGGGTGGCCAAGGGCGTCTGCTACCGGCTGTGGACCAGGGGCGAGGAAGGCGCGCTGATGGGTTTCGCCCCGGCCGAGATTGAAAGCGCCGACCTTACGGATCTGGCGCTGGAACTGGCATTGTGGGGCGCAGCACCGGAGGATCTGTCATTCCTCAGCCCGCCGCCTGCCGGCGCGCTGAGCGAAGCGCAAGCGCTGCTGCAGATGCTGGGCGCGTTGACTGCGCAGGGGCGGATCACCAAACACGGCAAGGCGCTCTCATCCCTGCCGCTGCATCCCCGCCTTGGCCATATGCTGCTGACCGCCGGCCCGGCTGCGGCGCCGCTGGCAGCCCTCTTGGGCGAGCGCGACCCGCTGCGCGGCGCCCCTGCCGATCTGCTATTGCGGCTGAAGGCGCTAAAGGACCCCAAGGGGTTTGAACGCGCCCGCCCCTATCAGCTGAACCGCCCGGTGGTGGAGCGGATCAAAAGCGAGGCTAGGCGGCTGGAACGGCAGGCCGGGCGCGGCACCGCTACTGTTACAGGTACTGGCACGCTGTCCCCGGCAGCAATGGCCGCGCTGGCCTATCCCGACCGCATCGGACAGCGGCGCAAGGGCGACGCGCCGCGTTTTGTGCTGTCCGGCGGCAAGGGCGCGGTGCTGGAAAGCAGCGACACGCTGGCGGGGGCGCCTTTCATCGTGGCGCTGGACACCGACGGCAACCCGCGTGAGGCGAGGATCCGGATGGCGGCGCAGATCTCCCAAAGCGAAATCCGCGAGCTGTTTGCGGATCAGATCGCTTGGGATGAAATGTGCGAGTGGTCCAAGCGTGACCGCCGGGTGGCGGCCCGCCAGCAGGAGCGGCTGGGTGCCGTCGTGCTGGATGACCGGATCTGGAAGGACGTGCCGCCGGACGCGGTGGCGCGGGCGATGCTGGACGGCGTGCGCGACCTCGGCCTGCGGCTGTCAGGGGCTGGAGCACGGCTGGCGGCACGGGTGGAGCTGGTGCGCGGCGAAGGACATGATTTGCCGGATTTCTCCCTCCCCGGCCTGACGGATACGCTGGAAGACTGGCTGCTGCCGATGCTGGACGGGGTGAAATCTGCCGGGGACTGGAAACGTTTCGACCTGCTGCCCGCGCTGCGCGCCGCCCTCAACTGGGAGCAGACGCAGCTTCTGGACCGCGAGGCGCCGGGTAGTTTCATCACGCCGCTGGGGCGCAAGATCCCGATCAGCTATGACGGTGAGGTGCCGGAAATCTCGGTCCGTCTGCAGGAGCTGTTCGGCGTCAGCCGCCACCCATGCGTGGGCGGCGTGCCGCTGAAGATAGCCCTTTTGTCGCCGGCACAGCGCCCGATTCAAATCACCCGCGACCTGCCAGGTTTTTGGGCGGGGTCATACGCGGACGTCCGCAAGGACATGCGCGCGCAATACCCCAGGCATCCCTGGCCCGAGGATCCCACACAGGAAGACCCGACATTGCGGGCAAAACGGCGCAAATAG
- a CDS encoding DMT family transporter encodes MTRYTPQNPALAAALILAATTFIAGTTLLAKALGTGSLGAPLHPLQISHGRFLFAFMGISTAVLILRPRFIRPHWGYHIGRTSFGWAGVTLMFASVAYIPLADATAIAFLNPVFGMLLAIPLLGERVGPWRWGAALIAMIGAMILLRPAPASFQPAALLALGAAAIMGLELIFIKKLAGREGPLQVLWFNNLLGVMIASCAVLPVWQMPSLAQWGALAALGLLMACAQACFINGMARADASFVAPFSYATLVFAALYDFIGFGVVPDAISFLGAFIILAGAAILAWREGRPSPPAGRAAAAAHKP; translated from the coding sequence ATGACCCGTTACACCCCGCAGAACCCGGCTCTGGCTGCCGCCCTGATCCTGGCGGCGACAACCTTCATCGCTGGCACCACTCTGCTGGCCAAGGCACTGGGGACCGGGAGCCTGGGGGCGCCGCTGCACCCGTTGCAGATCAGCCATGGGCGCTTCCTGTTTGCCTTCATGGGCATTTCAACCGCCGTGCTGATCCTGCGGCCCAGGTTCATCCGGCCGCATTGGGGCTATCACATCGGGCGCACCTCCTTTGGCTGGGCCGGGGTAACGCTGATGTTTGCCTCGGTTGCCTATATCCCGCTGGCCGATGCTACCGCGATAGCCTTCCTGAACCCGGTTTTCGGCATGCTGCTGGCGATCCCGCTGCTGGGCGAGCGGGTCGGTCCCTGGCGTTGGGGCGCGGCGCTGATTGCCATGATCGGCGCGATGATCCTGCTGCGGCCGGCACCTGCCAGCTTTCAGCCTGCGGCGCTGCTCGCACTTGGGGCAGCAGCGATCATGGGGCTGGAGCTGATATTCATCAAAAAGCTCGCGGGCCGCGAAGGGCCTTTGCAAGTTCTGTGGTTCAACAACCTGCTGGGCGTGATGATTGCCAGCTGCGCCGTGCTGCCGGTCTGGCAAATGCCCAGCCTTGCACAATGGGGCGCGCTGGCCGCACTGGGGCTGCTGATGGCCTGTGCCCAGGCCTGTTTCATCAATGGCATGGCCCGTGCTGATGCCTCTTTTGTGGCGCCGTTCAGCTATGCAACGCTTGTCTTTGCAGCCCTTTATGACTTTATTGGCTTTGGCGTGGTGCCGGATGCCATTTCTTTCCTTGGCGCCTTTATCATTCTGGCGGGCGCCGCCATCCTTGCCTGGCGGGAAGGGCGGCCCAGTCCCCCGGCGGGCCGCGCGGCTGCAGCGGCGCACAAGCCTTAG
- a CDS encoding SDR family NAD(P)-dependent oxidoreductase, which translates to MANKLPKPAALIIGAGTGLSESFARAMSRDGYELHLAARNIAKLEALASETGAELHQLDGTDALGVAALVDGLQGDLRVACYNPSALQRGSIADLDPETVRKSVEITAFGSFLLGQAAARRMLAQQMRKGCRGTILFTGASAGVKGFANSAAFAMGKFAQRGLAQSMARELHPKGIHVAWINVDGAIRTAEREEKAAAEGKTGSMLDPDAIAREYMHLINQDRTAWSDELVLRPWVETF; encoded by the coding sequence ATGGCAAACAAATTACCGAAACCGGCTGCATTGATTATCGGCGCAGGGACGGGACTGTCGGAGTCCTTTGCCCGGGCGATGTCCCGCGACGGCTACGAGCTGCATCTTGCAGCGCGCAACATAGCCAAGCTGGAGGCGCTCGCGTCGGAGACCGGCGCCGAGCTGCATCAGCTGGACGGCACGGACGCATTGGGTGTGGCTGCGCTGGTGGACGGCTTGCAGGGCGATCTGCGGGTCGCCTGCTACAATCCTTCCGCGCTGCAAAGGGGGAGCATTGCGGACCTTGATCCGGAAACTGTGCGGAAATCCGTGGAGATAACCGCTTTCGGCTCATTTCTGCTGGGGCAAGCCGCCGCCCGGCGGATGCTGGCCCAGCAGATGAGAAAGGGTTGCCGCGGCACCATTTTGTTCACCGGGGCTTCCGCCGGGGTAAAGGGATTTGCAAACTCGGCTGCATTTGCGATGGGGAAGTTCGCGCAGAGAGGGCTTGCACAGTCCATGGCGCGGGAATTGCATCCTAAAGGTATTCATGTGGCCTGGATCAATGTCGATGGCGCGATCCGTACCGCAGAACGGGAAGAAAAGGCTGCTGCGGAGGGGAAGACCGGCAGCATGCTTGATCCGGACGCGATTGCCCGGGAATACATGCATCTGATCAATCAGGACCGTACAGCCTGGAGCGACGAGCTGGTGCTGCGGCCCTGGGTCGAGACGTTCTGA
- a CDS encoding aspartate aminotransferase family protein: MIPSVLPTYNRAPLEFVKGEGAWLTAADGRRFLDLGSGIAVNALGHAHPALVEALTTQAQALWHVSNLYHIPQQQALADKLVEHTFADTVFFTNSGTEACELAVKMARKYFYDKGRQERVEIITFDGSFHGRSSAGIAAAGSEKMVKGFGPLLPGFVHLTFGDLDGVTNAISDSTAAILIEPVQGEGGIRPVPDAELKALRAICDEHGLLLILDEVQCGVGRTGKLFAHEWAGITPDIMMVAKGIGGGFPLGAVLATEDAASGMTAGTHGSTYGGNPLGCAVGCAVMDHVADPDFLAEVNRKAGLMRQKLEGLVADHPDVFGEVRGSGLMLGLKCKAVNADVVQAGYDNELITVPAADNVIRLLPPLTLTDEDIAEAVSRLEKTAAQVAAA, encoded by the coding sequence ATGATCCCGTCCGTTCTGCCGACCTACAACCGTGCACCGCTTGAGTTCGTCAAAGGCGAAGGCGCCTGGCTGACCGCGGCGGACGGGCGACGCTTTCTGGATCTGGGCTCGGGCATTGCCGTGAATGCGCTGGGCCATGCCCATCCGGCGCTGGTGGAGGCGCTGACGACCCAGGCGCAAGCCTTATGGCATGTCTCCAACCTGTACCACATTCCGCAGCAGCAGGCGCTGGCGGACAAGCTGGTGGAGCATACCTTCGCCGATACCGTGTTCTTCACCAACTCCGGCACCGAGGCCTGCGAGCTGGCAGTGAAAATGGCGCGCAAGTATTTCTATGACAAGGGCCGGCAGGAGCGGGTGGAGATTATCACTTTTGACGGTTCCTTTCATGGCCGGTCCTCGGCCGGCATCGCCGCCGCAGGGTCTGAAAAAATGGTCAAGGGCTTTGGTCCGCTGCTACCCGGATTTGTTCATCTGACCTTCGGCGATCTGGATGGCGTCACCAATGCCATTTCGGACAGCACTGCCGCGATCCTGATCGAGCCGGTGCAGGGCGAGGGCGGCATCCGTCCGGTGCCCGATGCCGAGCTGAAGGCGCTGCGCGCAATCTGTGATGAGCACGGCCTGCTGCTGATCCTGGATGAGGTGCAATGCGGGGTGGGGCGGACCGGCAAGCTGTTTGCCCATGAATGGGCAGGCATCACCCCCGACATCATGATGGTGGCCAAGGGTATTGGCGGCGGCTTCCCGCTGGGGGCGGTGCTCGCCACCGAAGACGCGGCCAGCGGCATGACTGCGGGCACCCATGGCTCCACCTATGGCGGCAACCCGTTGGGCTGCGCGGTGGGCTGCGCGGTGATGGATCATGTGGCTGACCCGGACTTCCTGGCTGAGGTGAACCGCAAGGCGGGCCTCATGCGGCAGAAGCTGGAGGGGCTTGTTGCCGATCATCCTGACGTCTTCGGGGAAGTCCGCGGTTCCGGCCTGATGCTGGGGCTCAAGTGCAAGGCGGTGAACGCGGATGTGGTCCAGGCCGGCTATGATAACGAACTGATCACCGTCCCCGCAGCGGACAACGTGATCCGCCTCCTGCCGCCGCTGACCCTCACTGACGAGGACATCGCCGAGGCCGTCAGCCGCCTGGAGAAAACCGCCGCCCAGGTTGCAGCCGCATAA
- a CDS encoding isochorismatase family protein, which translates to MDQNTALLIVDMQQEMANVTASGRQRANPKAEEKIAGLAAAFRAAGRPVVHVMHDDPRPESGFRRDLPSGQPMECAMPADGEAVFWKTGSSGFVGTGLEQHLRDGGISRLVIAGGVAAFCVNSTARSAANLGFEIQVVEDALIAFSLPARKGGELDAGQVLEVTLSALHAGFGTVLPASEILAQLPAAAPA; encoded by the coding sequence ATGGATCAAAACACCGCTTTGCTGATTGTCGACATGCAGCAAGAGATGGCAAATGTGACCGCCTCCGGCCGCCAGCGGGCTAATCCGAAGGCCGAAGAGAAGATTGCCGGTCTGGCTGCCGCCTTCCGCGCAGCCGGCCGGCCGGTTGTGCATGTGATGCATGACGACCCGCGCCCCGAAAGCGGGTTTCGCCGCGATCTGCCCAGCGGCCAGCCTATGGAATGCGCCATGCCGGCGGACGGCGAGGCGGTGTTCTGGAAAACCGGCTCTTCCGGGTTTGTTGGCACCGGGCTGGAACAGCATCTGCGCGACGGCGGCATCTCCCGGCTGGTGATTGCAGGCGGGGTTGCGGCCTTCTGCGTCAACTCGACCGCCCGTTCCGCAGCCAACCTGGGGTTTGAAATCCAGGTTGTTGAGGATGCGCTGATCGCTTTCTCGCTGCCGGCACGCAAGGGCGGCGAGCTAGACGCCGGGCAGGTGCTGGAGGTGACGCTGTCGGCGCTGCATGCCGGCTTTGGCACGGTGCTGCCCGCTTCGGAGATCCTTGCGCAATTGCCGGCAGCCGCGCCCGCCTGA
- the argF gene encoding ornithine carbamoyltransferase yields MNHFLDIHKTDPSDLRAIIDQAKATKQARLGQPKAALDDELPLKDRMVALIFEKPSTRTRVSFDAGVRQMGGQTMVLSGKDMQLGHGETIADTARVLSRYVDMIMIRTFDETVLTEMAEYSDVPVINGLTDRTHPCQIMADVLTYEEHRGSIKGKKVVWAGDGNNVCASFLHAAGQFGFDLTFTGPAQLDPEEEFIGLARKAGSKVTVERDAFKAVEGADLIVADTWVSMHDSQSSKERRHNMLRPYQVNDDLMAAAKPDALFMHCLPAHREEEVTSAVMDGPQSVIFDEAENRLHAQKAVMRWCIGG; encoded by the coding sequence ATGAACCATTTTCTCGACATTCACAAAACCGACCCCTCCGACCTGCGCGCAATCATCGATCAGGCCAAAGCCACCAAGCAAGCGCGCCTTGGCCAGCCCAAGGCCGCCTTGGATGATGAGCTGCCGCTGAAGGACCGGATGGTGGCGCTGATCTTTGAAAAACCCTCGACCCGGACCCGGGTGTCCTTTGACGCCGGCGTGCGCCAGATGGGCGGCCAGACAATGGTGCTGTCGGGCAAGGACATGCAGCTGGGTCACGGCGAAACCATCGCCGACACTGCCCGTGTACTGTCGCGCTACGTCGACATGATCATGATCCGCACCTTTGACGAAACTGTGCTGACCGAGATGGCGGAATACTCCGACGTGCCGGTGATCAACGGCCTGACGGACCGTACCCACCCCTGCCAGATCATGGCGGACGTGCTGACCTATGAGGAGCACCGCGGGTCGATCAAGGGCAAGAAAGTGGTCTGGGCCGGCGATGGCAACAACGTCTGTGCCTCCTTCCTGCATGCCGCTGGGCAGTTCGGGTTCGACCTCACTTTCACCGGCCCGGCGCAACTGGATCCGGAGGAGGAATTCATCGGCCTGGCGCGCAAGGCGGGCTCCAAGGTGACCGTTGAGCGGGACGCGTTCAAAGCCGTTGAAGGGGCCGATCTTATTGTGGCCGATACCTGGGTATCGATGCATGACAGCCAGTCCTCCAAGGAGCGCCGCCACAACATGCTGCGCCCCTATCAGGTGAATGACGATCTGATGGCTGCTGCCAAACCTGACGCGCTGTTCATGCACTGCCTGCCAGCCCACCGCGAGGAAGAGGTGACAAGCGCCGTGATGGATGGGCCGCAATCGGTGATCTTTGACGAGGCGGAAAACCGGCTGCATGCGCAAAAGGCTGTCATGCGCTGGTGTATCGGCGGCTGA
- a CDS encoding NUDIX hydrolase has product MTSTLIRAWEEILKPMLKRPNRLQVAALCCRTGEDGKEVLMITSRGTGRWILPKGWPVEGKDGPDSALQEAWEEAGVREARISPKPIGEYNYTKYHDNGTEEPVTTLIFSAEVEQLTDDYPESAERNRQWMRPEQAATLVQEPQLQELLRQL; this is encoded by the coding sequence ATGACAAGCACTCTGATCCGCGCCTGGGAAGAAATTCTCAAGCCGATGCTGAAACGACCAAACCGCCTGCAAGTCGCCGCGCTGTGCTGCCGCACCGGCGAGGACGGCAAAGAAGTGCTGATGATCACCAGCCGTGGCACCGGCCGCTGGATCCTGCCCAAAGGCTGGCCGGTCGAGGGCAAGGACGGACCGGATTCCGCCCTGCAGGAAGCCTGGGAAGAAGCTGGCGTCCGCGAGGCCCGCATCTCGCCAAAGCCGATCGGTGAGTACAACTACACCAAATACCACGACAACGGCACCGAGGAACCGGTGACGACGCTGATTTTCTCCGCCGAGGTAGAACAGCTGACCGACGACTATCCTGAATCCGCTGAGCGCAACCGCCAATGGATGCGCCCGGAACAGGCCGCAACGCTGGTGCAGGAGCCGCAACTGCAGGAGCTTTTGCGTCAATTGTAA
- a CDS encoding MFS transporter, producing MHERRIPEWLRHAPVPSVRDFGVLAGLEAVVRGTLISVFPLIMYRALGDAGMVSASYFAVGILSLLAGLMVPALIQAVPRRWAYSLGALMFVASAGFAIEGSPVSVLAALALNTVAAVTTFICFNAYVLDYISRMELGQCETSRMFYSALGWTAGPVAGVLLLEVWAPAPFLISGAAALVMLAAFWWMRMGNGKQIARARGPASNPLTYVPRFLAQPRLVAGWLFAVIRSAGWWIYVVYLPIFAIEKGLGEELGGILLSVTNAALFGAPLLQRWVQQHSIRLAVQAGFLGVTACFGAACVAQGWPAVSITLLVAGSAALILLDICAGLPFLMAVKPSERTEMSAVYSSYRDISGILTPGVAWLVLLAAPVAGIFAAGAAATAGAVLLAGNLHPRLGRRKQVQPSGEDPVPAE from the coding sequence ATGCACGAGAGGCGAATTCCCGAATGGCTGCGCCATGCGCCGGTGCCTTCGGTGCGGGACTTTGGCGTTCTGGCCGGGCTGGAGGCCGTGGTGCGCGGCACTTTGATCTCTGTCTTTCCGCTGATCATGTACCGGGCATTGGGTGATGCCGGGATGGTTTCCGCCTCCTATTTCGCGGTCGGCATCCTATCGCTGCTGGCCGGGCTGATGGTCCCTGCCCTGATCCAGGCGGTGCCGCGCCGCTGGGCCTATTCGCTTGGGGCGCTGATGTTTGTTGCCTCTGCCGGCTTTGCCATCGAGGGCAGCCCGGTTTCGGTGCTTGCTGCCCTTGCACTGAACACAGTGGCGGCGGTGACCACTTTCATCTGCTTCAACGCTTATGTGCTGGACTACATCTCCCGGATGGAACTCGGGCAATGCGAAACCTCGCGGATGTTCTATTCGGCCCTTGGCTGGACCGCCGGGCCAGTGGCGGGCGTGCTGCTGCTGGAGGTCTGGGCGCCCGCCCCGTTTCTGATCTCTGGCGCTGCGGCACTGGTGATGCTGGCGGCCTTCTGGTGGATGCGCATGGGCAACGGCAAGCAGATCGCCCGCGCCCGCGGCCCGGCCTCTAATCCCTTGACCTACGTGCCGCGTTTTCTGGCACAGCCGCGTTTGGTCGCTGGCTGGCTGTTTGCGGTGATCCGCTCGGCCGGGTGGTGGATCTATGTGGTCTACCTGCCGATCTTTGCCATCGAAAAGGGCCTGGGCGAGGAGCTGGGCGGTATCTTGCTGTCCGTTACCAATGCCGCCCTGTTCGGCGCACCGCTGCTGCAGCGCTGGGTGCAACAGCATTCGATCCGGCTTGCGGTGCAGGCCGGCTTTTTGGGGGTAACCGCCTGTTTTGGCGCCGCATGTGTTGCCCAGGGCTGGCCTGCTGTGTCGATCACCTTGCTGGTGGCTGGTTCGGCCGCACTGATCCTGTTGGATATCTGTGCGGGTCTGCCGTTTCTGATGGCGGTGAAACCATCCGAGCGCACTGAGATGTCGGCGGTTTACTCCAGCTACCGCGACATTTCCGGCATTCTGACCCCTGGCGTTGCCTGGCTGGTTCTGCTGGCTGCGCCGGTTGCGGGGATTTTTGCGGCAGGTGCGGCAGCCACCGCGGGGGCGGTACTGCTGGCCGGAAACCTGCACCCGCGGCTTGGACGCAGGAAACAAGTTCAGCCGTCAGGCGAAGATCCGGTTCCGGCAGAATAG
- a CDS encoding inorganic phosphate transporter → MSDQDQRTQWNTLDKDLNRISQLELATAYASRPLVGPGIALAFIVVAGLAAGVFFGGSAMNMVVIAAAAFGAYMAINIGANDVANNMGPAVGANALTMGGAIVIAAIAESAGALLAGGDVVSTISKGIIDPAAVSSSSVFIWAMMAALISSALWVNLATWVGAPVSTTHSVVGGVLGAGVAAAGIAAVNWPTMGKIAASWVISPVLGGVVAALFLAFIKAKIIYQDDKIAAARRWVPVLVGIMAGAFAAYLALKGLKRIVKIDLQTALLIGAGAGALSYVITAPLIKRQSEGMENRNKSLKALFGLPLVISAALLSFAHGANDVANAVGPLAAIVHATEFGDFASKVTIPTWVMVIGAFGISFGLFLFGPKLIRMVGSQITKLNPMRAFCVSLSAAITVIVASWLGLPVSSTHIAVGAVFGVGFFREWHMERRLKKTVEGRPAAKRIAPEERRRRKLVRRSHFMTIVAAWVITVPAAALLSAVIFLLLNAIVG, encoded by the coding sequence ATGAGCGATCAAGATCAGCGCACGCAATGGAACACGCTGGACAAGGATCTGAACAGGATCTCCCAGCTCGAACTGGCGACAGCCTATGCCTCCCGGCCTCTGGTAGGGCCCGGCATCGCACTGGCCTTTATCGTAGTGGCCGGCCTGGCGGCCGGCGTGTTCTTCGGCGGCTCGGCGATGAATATGGTGGTGATCGCCGCCGCCGCATTCGGCGCCTATATGGCGATCAATATCGGCGCCAATGACGTTGCCAACAACATGGGGCCGGCGGTCGGCGCCAATGCGCTGACCATGGGCGGCGCCATTGTGATTGCCGCCATTGCCGAAAGCGCCGGTGCGCTGCTGGCGGGCGGCGACGTGGTTTCAACCATCTCCAAGGGCATCATCGACCCCGCTGCGGTTTCCAGCAGCAGCGTGTTCATCTGGGCGATGATGGCAGCCCTCATTTCCTCGGCGCTGTGGGTGAACCTGGCCACCTGGGTCGGCGCGCCGGTCTCCACCACCCATTCGGTGGTGGGCGGCGTGCTGGGCGCCGGTGTGGCTGCCGCAGGCATTGCCGCGGTGAACTGGCCCACCATGGGCAAGATCGCCGCCAGCTGGGTGATTTCGCCCGTTTTGGGCGGGGTGGTTGCCGCGCTGTTTCTGGCCTTCATCAAGGCCAAGATCATCTACCAGGACGACAAGATCGCCGCCGCCCGGCGCTGGGTGCCGGTACTGGTGGGCATCATGGCAGGCGCCTTTGCCGCCTATCTGGCGCTGAAGGGCCTGAAGCGGATCGTCAAGATCGACCTGCAGACCGCACTGCTGATCGGTGCAGGCGCCGGGGCGCTGTCTTATGTCATCACCGCGCCGCTGATCAAACGCCAGTCCGAGGGCATGGAAAACCGCAACAAATCGCTGAAGGCGCTGTTCGGCCTGCCGCTGGTGATTTCCGCCGCGCTTCTGTCCTTTGCCCATGGCGCCAATGATGTCGCCAATGCGGTCGGTCCGCTGGCGGCCATCGTGCATGCAACCGAGTTCGGCGACTTCGCCTCCAAGGTCACTATTCCCACATGGGTAATGGTGATCGGCGCCTTCGGCATCTCGTTCGGCCTGTTCCTGTTCGGCCCCAAGCTAATCCGCATGGTCGGCAGCCAGATCACCAAGCTGAACCCGATGCGCGCATTCTGCGTGTCCCTGTCCGCCGCCATCACCGTGATTGTGGCCAGCTGGCTGGGCCTGCCGGTATCCTCCACCCATATCGCGGTGGGGGCGGTGTTCGGCGTCGGGTTTTTCCGCGAATGGCACATGGAGCGCCGCCTGAAGAAAACCGTCGAAGGGCGCCCGGCAGCAAAGCGTATCGCCCCCGAAGAACGCCGCCGCCGCAAGCTGGTGCGCCGCAGCCACTTTATGACCATCGTGGCCGCCTGGGTGATTACCGTGCCAGCTGCCGCACTGCTGTCAGCGGTGATCTTCCTGCTGCTGAACGCCATCGTCGGCTGA